The Colias croceus chromosome 2, ilColCroc2.1 region TAACGACTTAGCATTGTTCATCCTGGCACCTCGATGTTACCTAGATATTGTGTGTTGTATAAACatctataaatacatattataaattttatgtatctacatttaatgtaggtacaccaatattattgattaagaatatattgataaagaattgatttgattatgtgtttgtttgtttgaaatagataggctccgaaactgctggaccgatttgattaattttttcacCAGCAGATAGCTAACTATATTGTTCCTATCTCGAATCATATGCATcagctagtattttaaataggcaattatatatttgttttcgaataaaataaaataaaattattaagttgGCTTCATGTGGTTTTGTTgcatttttttgcaataattaaattcatttgaaaattattattataatattatccgTATTCTcgagattaattttattttgtaatagtgATGTAAACAGATTCTCGCAAGTATGAAGTATccatgaataattataatgcaCGATTAATCAATACGTAGGTTATTTACTAAGAATATTCACATagcgtaggtacctactgcgTATTCAATTAATTGGGATATGgaaaaattatagtttaatgCTCGATGGAAAACAATAACAACTTCAAATCGGCAAAATAAGACGaacataggtatattttttaaattttaatctaataaaaaatgttcttttaaaatattaaacacctcataatatttaggtattatGTTAGTTTATTTGAAAGATCGATATTCAGctcataataattacaaatatacaaaaatataaaatatatataaattacaataaaaaaatccattgtttataaaacgaatattatattaaaatctaaaaaatacctTAAATTTTATGCATCGCTTGAACTTgaccaaaatttttaattgcattACCTAAACCATTAAACTTTTGTGCGAAAATTCCTTGTGTAAATATTATCTGTTTAGAGAACTATGAGTACCTAGTTAGGTTTGTAGAGGCTATAGGAGTGGTCTGTGGTAGTTTAGGCGTAATTATTTTCCATTGATAACTTGGTAATTCTttaccaaattatttttaattgtagattttttttatcaagttaTCAAAACCTCGTTATGTTCGTAGCAAATTCCatttttatacctattatttaatttttacaataatgcAGTTAGgataacaatgaaaatatagaGTTAAGAAATAAATCCTTGCTGAATAAGTTTTAAGCAGTTGCTACCTTAGTATACctaaactataaaattaaaacatacctTTCTACGCACTTGTTCTGTTGCACTTTATATAAAGTGCGTATACCTATCTTTAATTATGAGGAAATCTTATATGCATTTGTAAGCAATCAACGATCAAGTTGCATCTGTAGAAACTTGTCAGCCACTACCTACTTCTACCAATTTCCTAGATCTTAAAGTGAGTGATTTCCGCATATAATTCATTACtagatacctatatattattcaattaggTATTCAAATACACTAATGCAATTTTTGCCACTTGTTCTAAGCTACAATTATTCATACGAATGCCTACTTTGCCTAAactaatttcaaattattaattttgaagaaCGTAGGTGACGTAGTATagcagtaggtaggtacgcaGACAGAAGGGAGTACTTACCCCAATTATTGATTCTGAGAATAATAATCTAATTACTGGAAAATAATGCTAAATGTGCGTCTTCGTCACCTATCTATTGCTAGCCACTGATGCAAGAGATTAATTATGATTCGtatgtataggtacaattaatgtgtaaataaacTCAGATTATCCATTTGAACATAATGATATAAACGAATCGTGAATTGTGGTTTTATAggtaaactagcggtccgccccggcttcgcccgtggtacatattaacgttttctctacataagaaccatcctcgtacttcaaggaatataataaaaaaagaattatcgaaatcggttcagccgttctcgagttatggaattacaacgaaaagtggcattgatttttatatattagatagtaaatactaaatacctACACATCTATATGAACTGATGTTATTACGaagataaaatacaatatagtaGGTAGGTGTATTAGGTATGTTAATTCTTtggttttttataaataagtaatgtgCGGTTCCAGCACTCTCggatgatattaatttaaatgtttgtaattgattttcagaTTAtgatcaaatattttatacctattGAGTTTTCTgctatcaaatatttttactaggATAAAGACAGAACTCAATAGTAATTGAGTTAACCTTTTTTATTGGCGGTATTTCCATTTAAAAGGTAggttatattaatatctacgtaCTTCATCATTCACAAATAGTGCTGTAATCAAAACATACATTAGAAGCAATTGTAAACGCAATGCTAAGTTCGAAAAGTAAACATAAGTTTGTAAACAGTCATCAATGCCATGTTTGTagagttatttttaacacataaaGTTACTATTTGTTTTGCAAGGACGATTATTacgctataatataataatgacgttagtaaaaattaaaagtttatttttgccAAGTGCATTATTCCGCATCTTGTATAGTTTTTGCTCTACTACTCTCTTTTGCCGGTATTTTATagagtatttattataataatttttatttatttacatatacagAAAAGATCTAAACTAAACCGATGACCGATCATTATCTGTTTCtgtcatagaaatctaaataccTAACGTTTGTGGAGATGTTTCTTATCGTACATAccctttttatttgtattaaaacaatttctcatccaatattttatttaatttaatcaaattccATATTTATGATACTTGCTATGATCTTGTTacattaactataataattttatgacgACTGTTTCAAAATTGCAAAATGACCTTATTTGCCAAAACTTTATTCTTGAATGCAACTTATGTAATGGTAGTCGACCAACGACCCACATTCGTAACTTGTTACCAAAGGTTAACTATCATTTGAtactgaatttttatttattaaaaaataatatttcatagtaACAAAGTTAGCTATTCGCCCGTAAGTCATACAATTGATAGACTTGTGatgttatacttattattgcatgtatttatttatatttaaattccaATGAAAAAAGCTGAGTGTTATTGATAAACtagcataataaattatatactaaaaccttccttttgaatgactctatctattacaaaaaacattatcaaaatctgttgcgtagttttaaagatttaagtatacataGAGACAAAGggacagaaagcgactttgttttatactatgtagtaaaTAGGTCCTATCCTACACAAGAGataatcataaatataaataaaatatttttacctaaCATTTAGTTAAGTgcttaagtacctacctatcaatttaatttaaaagattttattttatttcaggatCTATccaattaaagtttttaagagtgattaataaatagtagttaggtactttttgttatttattttttgcgttACATGTAAGGactaaaaaacttacgtatTTCTATTTCTTCCTTTTCAGAAACTGTTATTTGCGATAAACATAACACCATAGCACAAACACTCAGAATTttcgaatgcattttataaatatattttttttcattaatcgCAAAtctatcttaatttatttgaatttgtgaGAACTGAGGAACGTAATATGAGTTCTGTTTTGAAGTTTTGAATGCAGCACTTGTCCGTCACCGCTAAGGTCTGAGAAAGTACCCCTACCGATGCGTTGCGACAGCGGTCTCAACGTTCGTAGATGTATGTTGAATATCAGTTCAGGGCTAATGCTAGCATAATATGAGTACCTAATTGGATATTTATATGCGTTTAATTATAGTATGCATTGCATTTGATGTAGACTAGGTGATGCTTGCGGTTCCGTTCGAGTTGGTTTTGAATTTTTCGAAAAGGATTTTTGTCGCAAATTGAAATTAGCGTAGCTACTACGAGTGAAAGATAGACAGACGAATTTAACAAGATTTTGTTCAAACTCGTTTTGTTACTAGtagtgtttaaaatttaaatatttacattattttttcataaagagGATTCCCCTATTTCGCTATACTAGAATAGAGTTCTCCTTCAGTTCCTGTTCCACTTTATTGAtgtaaaatactaaaatagtttgatgtttaaattttatttttatgctcTACAAAACTGTGATAAAACGCTGTGagattattagaaaaaaatcttcattcaaattattttacacttgTTGAATAgtttaaagtaggtataccGTAAACACCTTTAAGACGGATAGAATATAATCATGTGTGGAAGTTTACCGATTTCTACAGCGATCATAAAATGTGTACAAAGCCACATTGCAGAATAAACACATCGAAGAACACTCGTCAgtgttgaaatattattatgaaagcaTCTTCAATCTTCAAATCGCCTGCACTTTACATTTGAACTTGTAAAGCGTATCAAATGTAGAAATGTAATTAATGTAAGAGTTCTTACAGACGAACGGCAAATGTCGACGGCAGTGGTCGACGCGTCGCGTCGCGGTCGGCCGCGGCGGCAGCAGTCAACGTCGTCTAGTAGTGACGAACGTCATCGTCTTATTAGCCTCAGCCGTTCACAACTTGCCGTTCGTCTGTAAGAACGCTAAATTGTTAACAATGCAATAGTTCTATTACGACTATAATGAATGAAGtaaactaggtaggtattcgGTTACAAGGTCACAACGTGGTCAATGGACACGTGAAATAACTCGGATTGTATTTTCTAGAGTTATgatgattatttaataatatatttttttagtagtgGGTTCGTGAGACCAAGACCAAAACTTTTTATAgcatactagctgcgccctcaggtttcacccgcgtggctccgttcctgttggtcttagcatgatgatatattcCTGCCTGTGATTCCTGCCTTTAGTCGTCCTTGACAAATGAGCAAACACCgatacaatttttcaaatcggaccagtaggtagttcctgagattagcaaacaaactcttcagttttataatattagtatagacagGTAGGTAGACTAGCGCGGAAATTTTTAGGATCCACCGTTTATTTCAATGCGagattatgaaaatttaatatcaatgTTTTTGTACTTATTCACGAGCGATTATCTTCACATTTAGCTGTTTTCATTGATGTTCCGTTGACTTTCGTTACCAATggatgattttaataattattttcgttGATATTCTAATTAAGTAAATTACAGATTTTTACCGTATACTTTTATAATCACTAGGCAGTGATATATAGACCATTAGGTACCTGTGCCATTACTTTTTccgtttagtttagtttagcGCACTTTGCCATCAGCAACTGCGGACTCTCCCTTTGCGCAGGATGGATAGCTcgaataacaaacaaacaaacaaacaaaaatactttattgtgcaccaCAGAGAAAAGTACAAGTAAGGACACAATACATTGTTAATAAAAGAGCACAACAGGCGGTCTCGAATGTTCTTTATCTGAATGGTGTGATGTGCTGGACTGTGACTACCTTCCCAAATGGTTTCATTTTAGAATATCGTCTCAAAAGTTACGTTCTATTTCAAATGGTTGTagttagtatttaaaattacctttagTAAATAAACGATGAATTATTATGTCAAAATAATATGGCACTTGGCTAGCGTGGTGGAACATGGTATAAAGCCTCATAAAAGGTTGTTTCTTTACATTTAGTGGGAATAAATATGGAATTATCATGATGATGAGAAGGAATTAGAAAAACAacatgtataaattatattttattcactgAGACCTTGCTTCCTAATCACTAAACTAATCCATGCTTTATAAACAcaacctaaataaataaggaaatAACTTATCGAAATTACAGttctgtatattatgtataatactaaaatatattttaccataggtaatttcttatttttatcgataatataataattaataatttctcaTTTCaagataataacaatattaaaataaaaaaagctcTATTTTCAATTACTTTCAAAAGTAGTTATTTTTGGACGATTGATTGTTTCGAATATTCTGGAAattaaaaaggttttttttctttatttgtttCCCAAACAACGATGTAAGAGAATGTTACTATAAAATCATTGAAACTGCACACAACCTTATAGCACCTTTCGATTCTTTCAAAGGAGTATAACTTTAttggaaaataatttacaatacttaACAACTTAAGAGTAACAATTACCTACGTAAAAAAATCGTTGTTATCAGATACATTTTACGTTGAAATACCTTTTCCTTTTAGTTAGTGCAAGAGAATTGAATAATTTTCTTCTGAAAAAAAATCCGATTCTACCAAAAACACtagataaaatataggtacagatatttaaaactttcttCATATTTTCGAGAACTttcagttttttaatttacctaaataattttattcacatGAATGCATATCTCTCAATTAGCATTCCACAGGTAAAAAATATCTGACAATACAAAATTGGCgggagatttttttaaattatttttcttcttcttcttcttcctCCTCTGCTTCTTCTGTTTCTTCTTCATTAATCCAATCATCATACGGTATTTTAGCGAGGATTCTATCAAGGAATCTGGACATTTTCTCAGCCAAGTCCCGTTTGAGCGCGGGCTTCATTTCCTTGAGGAGTTCTTGTGCATTTGTGTTTATGAACAGGTTTAGTGCTGCTTCTGGAAATGTACGGATATTTTTGTGAgtaaatttgatttttatgaacaatCTATAAGTAAATCCAAGTATTTACGTATGAATGTACTTagatagtattttataaagtttgtatcttcaaatttgtttgtaaaacttaaaactatGAGTGCAGTGCATGTAGTATCATAGGTGCTATTCAAGACGTTAAAATCTTTCTGTGAATTTTGTCAAAATCTGCTTAGAAGTTCTAGCGCGGTTGGGtaagaaacaaataaactatcgattttatgtaatactagATTTGCTTATTTCTATAGGGaacaaaattgaatatttataccATCTATTAAAGATTACAAACAACAATTTCCCAAATCCTAccaaatttttgacaaaacaatccaaaaaattaaatctctAAATACTCACGTAACACAGAGTTGCTGTTATCCAGATTCTCGACCCCCATCTGAATGCCCTTGACGGAGAAGTCCAGCTTCAACTGCTGCAGTTTGAGGTAAGTCCGTCCGTTGCGAGTGTACGGCGACCCGCGGAAGTATACTTTGGCTTTTACACCGTCTGTCAggagattttattttatttagaggAAAAGTTTACAATTCTAAACTAAAACGAAGACTTAAACTGAATTACATTGAGAAAACTAAGCGAAATAgccttgaatttatattttttggtttttatggcattcaaatgctttataaatatacattttttaaagaatagaaaaaattcgatcacgaggcgggactcgaacccgcatccttcgcgccattccggggcggatgcctaaccaactcagccactcgtgacccgcctgagcaatcgaatcgAGCATCtgatagatggcgcgcggtgtgtcccttaagacacataaaactgaaaggatagaataaattcgattgctcaggcgggtcacgagtggctgagttggttaggcatccgccccggaatggcgcgaaggatgcgggttcgagtcccgcctcgtgatcgaattttttctattctttaaaaaatgtatatttataaagcatttgaatgccataaaaaccaaaaaatataaattcaagaaaaggtcgtgttccatcgttacaatattgtattcactgaaaagtgcttcatattggttgagatggttgttaaatcatctcaatagatggcgcgcggtgtgtcccttaagacacataaaactgaaaggatagaataaattcgattgctcaggcgggtcacgagtggctgagttggttaggcatccgccccggaatggcgcgaaggatgcgggttcgagtcccgcctcgtgatcgaattttttctattctttaaaaaatgtatatttataaagcatttgaatgccataaaaaccaaaaaatataaattcaagaaaaggtcgtgttccatcgttacaatattgtattcactgaaaagtgcttcatattggttgagatggttgttaaatcatctcaatagatggcgcgcggtgtgtcccttaagacacataaaactgaaaggatagaataaattcgattgctcaggcgggtcacgagtggctgagttggttaggcatccgccccggaatggcgcgaaggatgcgggttcgagtcccgcctcgtgatcgaattttttctattctttaaaaaatgtatacgaAATAgccttttttaataaaattttgaaatataaatattttgaagtgaacAATGAACATTGATAATGATGATAATTTGTAAGTTCACCTTCTAGTTTCCATTgatgttttttgaataaaccGTTGACTTATTAAATTGACTTCGTTTTCTTAGGTCAAATAAAATGAGATATCAAAGAATTGGTTAAAAAGTGGTATAATTTTGTATCCCaaattaagtacatacataaaaataattctttcaCTAGTCatctctaaaaataaataacttaaaaatactatttttctTACCATATTCTCCCCAATAATCTCCTCCACCACTCGCTCTAACGAGCAGCAGCACGCCAGAGGAACGGTAGCGTGCTTTAGCACTAATGTGGGGTCCGAACATTGTTAGCTGGAATTGATGGGTTTCTAAGTCTGATCTGTAAGTAAAgattactttattataaagaattaataat contains the following coding sequences:
- the LOC123702187 gene encoding protein takeout; this encodes MKSYQVFILFLAVITPTTSNTHIFGGRCSKQDPNVDACLLRSFNNLLDYLKSGAPDFGLEESDEIVIDELSIALGGGPDGYRATFKDIHATGVNNMTITNVRSDLETHQFQLTMFGPHISAKARYRSSGVLLLVRASGGGDYWGEYDGVKAKVYFRGSPYTRNGRTYLKLQQLKLDFSVKGIQMGVENLDNSNSVLQAALNLFINTNAQELLKEMKPALKRDLAEKMSRFLDRILAKIPYDDWINEEETEEAEEEEEEEEK